One genomic region from Ptychodera flava strain L36383 chromosome 14, AS_Pfla_20210202, whole genome shotgun sequence encodes:
- the LOC139149659 gene encoding carboxypeptidase B-like: MQRLVVFSLCLVACMAMESFDGYKVLRMEVTSEEHIEIISELDFDHELDFWDFPRDLMVPPHLLEFVQFYLKSNEINHVVWIEDVQAKIDAAVSEEPHIDVDGFDYYVYHNYSEIMVWVDSIVEAYPTLASTFSVGLSHEGRDLKCLKIGIDTGKTKRAIWFNGAIHAREWVSPATVMWMTNALLSNHTTGTDEDVTFLLESFDMYILPVMNPDGYEYSWTTNRMWRKTRTHHPGDLCYGTDPNRNFDYMWGGLGASNVSCASTYRGPHALSEVEVKNVVEFIRQQSQSQTFRLFIDYHSYSQMMLSTWGHTYDLPPDYDLMEEHMKIHTEAIHDAFGANYTYGPGSRILYPVSGGSRDWGYGDRGIPYSYTIELRDTGEHGFLLPEDQIYETAFENYRGLIAGLLHIEATPVRAQRHV, translated from the exons ATGCAGCGGCTCGTAGTGTTCTCGTTATGCCTAGTTGCATGTATGGCGATGGAAAGCTTTGATGG GTACAAGGTTCTTCGCATGGAAGTAACTTCTGAAGAGCACATTGAAATCATTAGTGAGCTGGATTTCGACCATGAG CTTGATTTCTGGGATTTTCCACGTGACCTGATGGTACCTCCACACTTGCTGGAATTCGTCCAATTCTATCTCAAGTCAAACGAAATAAATCATGTCGTCTGGATAGAAGACGTGCAAGCCAAAATCGACGCGGCTGTTTCTGAAGAACCCCATATTGATGTTGACGGTTTTGATTACTATGTGTACCATAATTATTCTGAG ATCATGGTTTGGGTGGATTCTATCGTCGAGGCATACCCAACGCTAGCCTCCACCTTCAGTGTTGGACTATCCCACGAAGGCAGGGATTTGAAATGTCTAAAG ATCGGTATTGATACTGGGAAAACAAAGAGAGCGATCTGGTTCAACGGAGCCATCCACGCCCGTGAATGGGTCTCCCCTGCCACCGTAATGTGGATGACCAATGCC CTTTTGTCCAACCACACTACCGGTACAGATGAAGATGTTACCTTCTTACTGGAGtcttttgatatgtatatcttACCTGTGATGAACCCAGACGGCTACGAATACTCGTGGACAACT AATCGTATGTGGCGCAAGACGAGAACTCATCATCCTGGTGACCTGTGTTACGGTACAGATCCAAACAGAAACTTCGATTATATGTGGGGAG GTCTCGGCGCCAGTAACGTGTCCTGCGCTAGCACATATCGCGGACCCCACGCTCTGTCAGAAGTTGAAGTGAAAAATGTCGTCGAATTCATCAGACAACAGTCTCAATCTCAGACATTCCGATTGTTTATTGATTACCATAGTTACTCACAGATGATGTTGTCGACATGGGGACATACATACGACCTGCCACCAGATTACGACCTGATG GAGGAACACATGAAAATTCACACCGAAGCAATTCACGACGCCTTTGGAGCGAATTACACGTACGGTCCTGGTTCTAGAATCCTTT ATCCCGTGTCCGGCGGTAGCAGAGACTGGGGTTACGGCGACCGTGGAATCCCCTACTCCTACACCATCGAACTCCGCGACACCGGAGAGCACGGCTTTCTGCTCCCCGAGGACCAGATCTACGAAACCGCCTTTGAAAATTATCGCGGATTAATAGCCGGACTGCTGCACATTGAAGCTACGCCCGTGCGCGCGCAGAGACATGTATGA